One genomic window of Candidatus Minimicrobia sp. QA0096 includes the following:
- a CDS encoding SAP domain-containing protein, which produces MTKSRPEFDKITSFDEFNQYYWYREELSQICRSLALEHRGTKQELNYIIEQYFKGNLIKKSSIKNETKQVENITLYMPLLECGFSFNTKFREYFSAVTGIAPFKFTADMATAWRKVKSENDLSFTIQDMLKVYYGKSDYAKYDNSVCQWNQFLKDFCADENSRNYSNKLKVAAILWKEVRDSRNEKIYSKNLLTEYAGKIKEYHN; this is translated from the coding sequence TTGACAAAAAGTAGACCTGAGTTTGATAAAATCACATCGTTTGATGAGTTTAATCAATACTATTGGTATCGTGAAGAACTTTCACAGATATGCAGGTCGCTAGCATTAGAACATAGAGGTACAAAACAAGAACTTAATTATATTATTGAGCAGTACTTTAAGGGTAATTTAATTAAAAAATCATCAATAAAAAACGAAACAAAGCAAGTTGAAAATATTACTCTATATATGCCATTACTTGAATGTGGGTTTTCCTTTAATACAAAATTTAGAGAATATTTCTCTGCCGTAACAGGTATTGCACCTTTTAAATTTACTGCTGATATGGCTACTGCTTGGAGAAAAGTAAAAAGTGAAAATGATTTGAGTTTTACGATTCAAGATATGCTGAAAGTTTATTATGGAAAATCGGATTATGCTAAATATGATAATTCGGTTTGTCAATGGAATCAATTTTTAAAGGATTTCTGTGCAGACGAAAATAGTCGCAACTATTCGAATAAGTTAAAAGTAGCTGCTATTCTTTGGAAAGAAGTTAGAGATTCAAGAAATGAAAAAATTTATTCAAAGAATCTTTTGACTGAATATGCAGGAAAAATAAAAGAGTATCACAATTAG
- a CDS encoding NUDIX hydrolase, producing MTKITNGRIITQNLDGTDHLDCLYRISIKALIYNDAGQILVVKEDGRQLWDLPGGGMDYGETFESALKRELYEEVGYKGNLRYQLFDASDEIYVERIDANQICFSCRVWTENFDFSAGVDADEVMFMDPEELRLQESESGAPLRYKVHLKWQKLCGANSLPTE from the coding sequence ATGACAAAAATCACCAACGGACGTATCATTACACAGAATTTAGATGGAACGGACCATCTGGATTGTCTGTATCGCATTTCCATAAAGGCTCTGATTTATAATGATGCTGGGCAAATTTTGGTTGTTAAAGAGGATGGGCGGCAGCTTTGGGATCTTCCTGGTGGCGGAATGGATTATGGTGAAACTTTTGAGTCGGCTTTGAAGCGGGAATTGTATGAGGAGGTTGGCTATAAGGGTAATCTTCGCTATCAGCTTTTTGATGCGTCGGACGAGATTTATGTTGAGCGAATTGATGCTAACCAAATTTGTTTTTCTTGTCGTGTGTGGACGGAAAACTTTGATTTTTCAGCGGGTGTTGATGCGGACGAAGTGATGTTTATGGATCCTGAAGAGTTGCGACTCCAAGAGAGCGAGTCGGGTGCACCGCTTCGATATAAAGTGCATTTGAAGTGGCAGAAATTGTGTGGCGCAAATAGTTTGCCGACAGAATAG
- a CDS encoding SDR family NAD(P)-dependent oxidoreductase, translating to MHIILGGTSGLGLEMAKQLRERGERVLVLGKTHNPQKHGEGFPLDVYYSDQVEAASARIEQILNGDDIDQFVWAAGYGWRGNFEDQPSVRSMAEVNFSGALPLVQWAWRKMSTQNRKSVLTIIGSTSSVKARSDEAVYVATKHAQAGLARSLGMQADEQKLPVRVALFLPGAMKTPFWNGRDLPADYMFFNDPAKIATHIINAIDCQQQPFLEWALPKGTLV from the coding sequence ATGCATATTATTCTTGGTGGGACGAGTGGGCTTGGATTAGAAATGGCGAAGCAACTGCGAGAACGTGGCGAGCGTGTGCTGGTTCTGGGCAAGACTCATAATCCGCAGAAACACGGAGAAGGTTTTCCACTGGATGTGTATTATTCAGATCAAGTGGAGGCGGCGTCGGCGCGAATTGAGCAGATTTTAAACGGCGATGATATTGATCAATTTGTGTGGGCGGCTGGATATGGCTGGCGCGGCAATTTTGAAGATCAGCCGAGTGTTCGCAGTATGGCGGAAGTTAATTTTTCAGGCGCGTTGCCGCTGGTCCAATGGGCTTGGCGTAAGATGTCAACGCAGAATCGTAAGTCTGTACTGACGATTATTGGGTCGACAAGTAGCGTTAAAGCGCGCTCGGATGAAGCTGTGTACGTTGCCACGAAGCACGCTCAAGCGGGTTTGGCGCGAAGTTTGGGGATGCAGGCAGATGAGCAAAAACTTCCAGTTAGAGTTGCACTATTTCTGCCCGGCGCTATGAAAACTCCGTTTTGGAATGGGCGCGATCTTCCAGCTGACTATATGTTTTTTAATGATCCAGCAAAAATTGCTACTCATATTATCAATGCGATTGATTGTCAGCAGCAGCCCTTTTTGGAATGGGCGTTGCCAAAAGGTACGTTGGTTTAG
- a CDS encoding gluconeogenesis factor YvcK family protein — protein sequence MTDSSNNDHFGVKVVVIGGGTGSFTLLSGLKKYTHSITALVNMVDDGGSTGVLRDELGVLPAGDVRQCLVALSTSPKVRDLFNYRFGEGSMKGHAFGNLFMAALEKMTGSFADAVELASEVLGVNGRVYPITLDDTTMSIKLKDGTVVDGQHAAESLKIPRGERPWLELKPPATINPRARQAILDADLVVIAPGLLYGSLAPALLVRGVTRALAETKAKKVYVCNLVTKPTQTDGFTVADFADEIERFSGVNMDYVLYNNHRPPEELIKKYAHDGEYLVEWDKELLKKKHYYASGKRLIADDVWVNTNSNSDPLAAQRSLIRHDADRVARELMRIYFA from the coding sequence ATGACAGATAGTTCGAATAATGATCATTTTGGGGTAAAAGTTGTAGTTATTGGTGGCGGAACGGGAAGTTTCACGCTGCTTTCTGGATTGAAAAAATATACACACAGCATTACAGCGTTGGTCAATATGGTCGACGATGGCGGCTCAACTGGCGTGTTGCGCGATGAATTGGGCGTGTTGCCGGCGGGCGACGTCAGGCAATGTCTGGTGGCGCTAAGTACTTCGCCGAAAGTTCGCGATTTGTTCAATTACCGGTTCGGCGAGGGCAGTATGAAAGGTCACGCGTTTGGCAATTTGTTTATGGCAGCACTGGAAAAGATGACAGGAAGTTTTGCTGATGCGGTGGAATTGGCTAGCGAAGTTTTGGGTGTCAATGGCCGAGTTTATCCGATTACTCTGGACGATACAACGATGTCGATTAAGCTGAAAGACGGCACGGTTGTTGATGGTCAACACGCGGCTGAGTCGCTAAAGATTCCGCGCGGCGAGCGTCCGTGGCTAGAGCTTAAACCGCCAGCTACGATTAACCCGCGAGCCCGTCAAGCGATTTTGGATGCCGATTTGGTGGTGATTGCGCCGGGGCTTTTATATGGTAGTTTGGCGCCAGCGTTGTTGGTTCGAGGCGTTACTCGGGCGCTTGCTGAAACGAAGGCGAAGAAAGTCTATGTTTGCAATTTGGTTACCAAGCCGACGCAGACTGATGGATTTACCGTGGCGGATTTTGCGGATGAAATTGAGCGATTTTCAGGGGTGAATATGGATTATGTGCTTTACAATAATCATCGCCCGCCAGAGGAATTGATAAAGAAATATGCTCACGACGGCGAATATTTGGTCGAGTGGGATAAGGAATTGCTGAAGAAAAAGCATTATTATGCGTCGGGCAAGCGTTTGATTGCTGATGACGTGTGGGTCAATACGAACTCCAACAGCGATCCGTTAGCGGCTCAGCGCAGCTTGATTCGTCACGATGCCGACAGAGTAGCGCGCGAATTGATGCGGATTTATTTTGCGTAG
- a CDS encoding ribonuclease H family protein, translating to MTTYYTDGSASPNPGPGGFAVIRDLQPYILGSEDGDTTNIRMEGKALIAALKDANGAPCVIYSDSEFWINVVTKWAPGWEKRGWTKKGGEIKNLDIVRELYELYSNSQADLRWVRGHEGDEGNELADEWANRAREGERLTK from the coding sequence ATGACAACTTACTATACTGACGGCTCTGCTTCGCCGAATCCCGGTCCAGGTGGGTTTGCAGTTATTCGTGATCTTCAACCTTATATTTTGGGGTCGGAAGATGGCGATACTACTAATATTCGCATGGAGGGCAAAGCTCTAATTGCAGCATTGAAAGATGCTAATGGTGCGCCGTGCGTGATTTATTCTGATAGTGAATTTTGGATTAATGTGGTTACCAAGTGGGCGCCGGGCTGGGAAAAGCGCGGTTGGACGAAGAAGGGTGGCGAGATTAAAAATCTGGACATCGTGCGTGAACTGTACGAACTATATTCGAATTCTCAGGCGGATTTGCGTTGGGTGCGTGGTCATGAAGGCGATGAAGGGAATGAGCTGGCGGACGAATGGGCTAATCGAGCGCGTGAAGGTGAAAGATTGACAAAATAA
- a CDS encoding Kiwa anti-phage protein KwaB-like domain-containing protein — protein sequence MEEVRETTDIFLWANQNDAKKNDLQIELFLFSKNYTPYFMPIKGDVEQQLRPLFLFDYINQVNLGAGTGLSVRDYELSESEDNVLLRTDLEKVGRAETLIHLIEHERHDIVEFSETEHEFKRMKGIVARFTDPNNPDTTFYTVKLIQQGQTLKSALAWEFSDGKFGSFNAEVGFKVPDDNQVLIVGKDIFAFNPGKFERMFGYEYKKQVIADKKVAEIEKEYKLSFPEGMDLNALVKERKKTINKLQKLEIGAVKQEDVLDYADEMQLELMSDDNGAIIIMDGNDLDMFVNLINEDYIESKITGKRYEIKSKKLLGEPEGEPPRG from the coding sequence ATGGAAGAAGTGAGGGAAACGACTGATATTTTTTTGTGGGCAAATCAAAACGACGCAAAGAAGAATGATTTACAGATAGAGCTGTTCTTATTTAGCAAAAATTACACGCCGTATTTTATGCCGATAAAAGGAGATGTTGAGCAGCAACTCAGACCGCTGTTCTTGTTTGATTATATCAATCAGGTCAATTTGGGTGCGGGTACTGGATTGAGCGTTCGCGATTATGAATTGAGCGAATCGGAAGATAATGTTCTGTTGCGGACTGACTTGGAAAAGGTTGGGCGAGCTGAAACGCTGATTCATTTGATTGAACATGAGCGTCATGACATCGTGGAGTTTTCGGAGACTGAGCACGAATTCAAGCGTATGAAGGGAATTGTGGCGCGATTTACCGATCCGAACAACCCTGACACGACATTCTACACGGTTAAGTTGATTCAGCAAGGTCAGACGCTAAAGAGTGCGTTGGCTTGGGAATTTTCTGATGGCAAATTTGGTTCATTTAATGCGGAAGTTGGTTTTAAGGTTCCAGATGATAATCAAGTTTTGATTGTTGGTAAAGATATTTTTGCGTTTAATCCTGGAAAATTTGAGCGAATGTTTGGCTATGAGTATAAAAAGCAGGTGATTGCTGATAAAAAAGTAGCGGAAATTGAGAAGGAATATAAGCTAAGTTTTCCGGAGGGAATGGATCTTAACGCGTTGGTGAAGGAGCGCAAAAAGACGATTAATAAATTGCAGAAATTGGAAATCGGCGCGGTTAAGCAGGAAGATGTTTTGGATTATGCTGATGAGATGCAATTGGAATTGATGAGCGATGATAATGGCGCGATTATTATCATGGACGGCAATGATTTGGATATGTTCGTAAATCTCATTAACGAGGATTATATCGAGAGTAAAATCACGGGCAAGCGTTACGAAATTAAGTCGAAGAAGCTGCTCGGTGAGCCAGAGGGCGAACCGCCACGAGGCTAA
- a CDS encoding ATP-dependent DNA helicase codes for MDQELALAILLSGRSALLTGAAGTGKTYLLNTFIAQARKRGKKVSVTATTGLAATHLGGNTIHSWSGIGVNDRLPNNFFERLSKTRRDVISKTDVLIIDEISMLHDFRLDMIDKVLRTVRENDQPFGGIQLVMSGDFFQLPPVNRPNEQGGGFVVYSDAWQELQPAVLYLERQYRQNDEQLLEILTALRTGDVRRRHVEALLARTEIEPPDEDITELHTVNVDVDDINIQKLAELPGEERSYQQTTTGSKIYVENLQRSVLAPENLVIKLGALVMAVKNSPQKLYANGSIGTVVDFEPLTEYPVVEFRDGRRVTMVPDVWELRDGERKRASISQVPLRLAWAITVHKSQGMTLDAAKIDLRKAFVEGMGYVALSRVRDLDNLYLYGINRRALEVSPDALAIDEVLRQTSRESVERYRGVVFRSH; via the coding sequence ATGGATCAAGAATTAGCGTTGGCTATTCTGCTGAGCGGTCGGTCGGCGTTGCTGACTGGTGCGGCTGGAACGGGCAAAACTTACCTGTTGAATACTTTTATTGCGCAGGCGCGAAAACGGGGTAAAAAGGTGTCGGTAACAGCGACAACTGGTCTGGCGGCGACACATCTTGGTGGCAATACGATTCACAGCTGGAGTGGCATTGGTGTGAATGATCGTTTGCCGAACAATTTTTTTGAACGATTGTCAAAAACGCGGCGTGATGTGATTTCTAAAACCGACGTGTTGATCATTGACGAGATTTCAATGCTTCACGATTTTCGGCTGGATATGATTGATAAGGTTTTAAGAACCGTCAGGGAAAATGATCAGCCGTTTGGCGGTATTCAGTTGGTGATGAGTGGCGATTTTTTCCAATTGCCGCCAGTGAATCGTCCGAACGAGCAGGGCGGCGGATTTGTGGTTTATTCTGATGCTTGGCAAGAACTTCAGCCGGCGGTTTTATATTTGGAGCGACAATATCGTCAGAATGATGAACAGCTTTTGGAGATTTTAACAGCCTTAAGGACTGGCGATGTTAGGCGACGCCACGTCGAAGCGTTGCTAGCACGCACGGAAATTGAGCCGCCAGATGAAGATATTACGGAGTTGCATACCGTAAACGTCGACGTTGATGATATCAATATTCAAAAATTGGCGGAATTGCCAGGAGAAGAGCGTTCGTATCAGCAGACGACGACAGGCTCGAAAATTTATGTAGAGAATCTGCAAAGGTCAGTTTTGGCTCCAGAAAATCTGGTAATTAAGCTGGGTGCGTTGGTGATGGCGGTTAAAAATTCGCCGCAAAAATTATATGCCAATGGTAGTATTGGAACGGTCGTGGATTTCGAGCCGTTGACGGAATATCCTGTTGTTGAGTTTCGAGATGGTCGTCGAGTGACGATGGTACCGGATGTTTGGGAATTGCGGGACGGAGAGCGTAAACGAGCGAGTATTTCTCAGGTTCCGCTGCGTTTGGCGTGGGCGATAACGGTTCACAAAAGTCAGGGAATGACGCTTGATGCGGCTAAGATTGACCTGAGAAAGGCGTTTGTTGAAGGTATGGGTTATGTAGCTTTGAGTCGCGTGCGAGATCTGGACAATTTATATCTATACGGAATTAACCGTAGGGCGCTGGAAGTTTCTCCTGAC